DNA sequence from the Nevskiales bacterium genome:
ACACTCCGTCTGCACGATCTGCCGCAGGTCGATGCAACCCCTCCCAATCTCGTCATCTTCGTGCAGGAGAGCCTGGGCGCGCGCTTCGTCGGCAGCCTGGGCGGCCTGCCCCTGACGCCCAACCTGGATCGTCTGAGTCAGGAGGGTCTGTTCTTTACCCAGCTGTATGCCACTGGCACGCGCACGGTGCGCGGACTGGAGGCGCTGGTGACGGGCTTTCCCCCGACACCCGCGCCGAGTGTGCTGAAGCTCAACGAGGCGCAGCGCGATTTCTTTACCCTGGCGGAACTGCTGAAAGCGCATGGCTACGCCACCGAGTTTATTTACGGCGGCGTCAGCAACTTCGACAACATGGCGGGATTCTTCCTGCGCAACGGCTTCGATCGGGTGATCGACCAGGATGATTTCGAGAATCCCACCTTTCTCGGGACTTGGGGGGTCTCGGACGAAGACCTGGTGGTCAAGGCCAACGAAATATTCAAGTCACATGGTGAGCGGCCGTTTTTTGCACTGATGCTGAGCACCACCAATCACTCGCCGTTCGAGTATCCGGAGGGACGCATCCAGCTGCACGAGCAGCCGGCCAATAACCGCCATAACGCCATGAAGTTTGCCGATTACGCGATCGGCAAGCTGTTCGATTTGGCACGTCAGGAGCCTTATTACAAGAATACCCTCTTCCTGATCGTGGCGGACCACGATACACGGGTGCAGGGTGCGGGTCTGGTGCCGATCGACCGGTTCCATATACCCGCGTTGATCATCGGACCGGGCGTGCCCAAACGACGTTACGAACAGCTGGCCAGCCAGATCGACCTGGCCCCCACACTACTGCACCTGATGGGAATCGAGACACAGCATCCCATGATCGGACGCGACTTGCTGCAGTTGCCTCCCCACATGCCGGGGCGCAGCATCATGCAATATGGGCTGAACAACGCCTTTCGGGTTGGTGACAAGGTGGCGATCCACGAGCCCGGCGGCAAGGTGGGCACCTATTACTGGCGTGACACTGGTCTGGTACCCGCGCCGCACGATGCCGAGCTCGAGCGCGACGCACTGGCCCATCTGCTGTGGGCATCCTGGGCCTACAGCGAGAAGCGTTACCGGTTGCCGGACGACGTGGCACTCTCCATGGCACGCGCGGGCAGCGGAATCGGCAGACCGGCCTCGGCGAGCAGGCGGCGTACCGCTATCAAGGGCAGCCCTATGAGTGCGGTCGGGTCATCGCTGCGCATCGACTCACACAGGCTGACGCCCAGGCCCTCGGACTGAAAGCTGCCGGCGCAGGCCAGCACCGATTCCTGCGCCAAGTAGTTTTCGATTTCGTCCGCGCTGAGCGGGCGGAAGTGGACGGCAGTCGGCACGGTCTCGCAGCCCACCACCCGGCCACCGGGCGCCATCACGCAGACCGCGGTCAGAAAATGTACGGTGCGGCCGGCCGCACGACTGAGTTGTTGCACGGCGCGTGCATGCGTATGCGGCTTACCGTAGATCTGACCGTCGAGCACCGCCACCTGGTCCGAGCCTATGACAATCGCGTCCGGGTGGCGCGCGGCCACCGCAGCGGCCTTGGCGCGGGCCAGCCGGTCGACCAGCGCTTCCGGCCGCTCGCCGGGCAGGGCGGATTCGTCGATGTCCGGTACCGACACTTCGAACGGTACCCCGAAGCGCGCCAGCAGAAGCCGCCGGTGCGGGGAACTGGAACCCAGGATGAGGCGCGGGTACTCGGTCATGCGGGGGCTGACGGGCTTGGGTCGCAGGGCAAGGCTTGATAGCGAAGGCGGAGCTGGAAGTCAAGCAATTCAGCCGCTTATGCTGCGCTTGCGACTGCAGAATCCTTTGACTTTGCCCAGGCGCGCCTCTATCATCGCGCCCCTATGTTTGGGGTCCTGCCGGACCGGATTGCGCCCGACCAGCTGCTGGCAGATGGCGGGCGGCTGCATGGCACACTGCCGCTGAAGCGACTGCTGCGGCTGGGCGAGCTGGCGCCGCAGCCGGCCGGCGAGGCCAGTGCCGACCTGACTCTCTGCCTGGATGCCCAGGGACGCTACTGGCTAGAGGGCCGCCTTCATGCCGATCTGGTTCTGCGCTGCGAGCGTTGCCTGGGCACGCTGGTCTGGCCAGTGGACGCCACGCTCGGTCTGTTCCTCGCTGCCAGCGAGCAGGCCGCGGCGGCGCTGTCCGAGGATGCCGACTACGTGCTCGCCGGCGAGAGCCTTGGCGTGCTCGAACTGATCGAGGACGAACTGATTCTCGCCCTGCCGCTGGTGCCCCGGCATCCGCCGGGGACGGAGTGCGGTGACCGGGCTGGGAAAGGGCCGGTGGCCGAGAGTGGGGAGCGGGACAGCCCCTTCGCTATACTTAAGCAACTCAGGATATAGATCCAGACAGGAGCGCCGACCATGGCCGTACAGAAAAGCCGAGTGACCCGTTCCAAGCGCGGCATGCGCCGCGCCCACGACGCGCTGTCGGCGCCGACCCTCTCCATCGAGCCGACCAGTGGCGAAACCCATCGCCGCCACCACGTAAGCCCGGACGGCTATTACCGCGGCCGCCAGG
Encoded proteins:
- a CDS encoding YceD family protein: MFGVLPDRIAPDQLLADGGRLHGTLPLKRLLRLGELAPQPAGEASADLTLCLDAQGRYWLEGRLHADLVLRCERCLGTLVWPVDATLGLFLAASEQAAAALSEDADYVLAGESLGVLELIEDELILALPLVPRHPPGTECGDRAGKGPVAESGERDSPFAILKQLRI
- a CDS encoding Maf family nucleotide pyrophosphatase, with amino-acid sequence MTEYPRLILGSSSPHRRLLLARFGVPFEVSVPDIDESALPGERPEALVDRLARAKAAAVAARHPDAIVIGSDQVAVLDGQIYGKPHTHARAVQQLSRAAGRTVHFLTAVCVMAPGGRVVGCETVPTAVHFRPLSADEIENYLAQESVLACAGSFQSEGLGVSLCESMRSDDPTALIGLPLIAVRRLLAEAGLPIPLPARAMESATSSGNR
- the rpmF gene encoding 50S ribosomal protein L32, translating into MAVQKSRVTRSKRGMRRAHDALSAPTLSIEPTSGETHRRHHVSPDGYYRGRQVIKPKNA